Proteins co-encoded in one Actinomadura luteofluorescens genomic window:
- a CDS encoding serine hydrolase domain-containing protein, producing the protein MRSRKFLVRAGATVVAAAATVTAVTLGVQDQKATVASAGAETEADNGVRAGAVLQDRVAKLRAEQKLPGVIGMARSGNNTQYAASGYGDMFMRVPADPKAKFRIASNSKAFVATVLLQLEAEGKLSLNDTVDRWLPGLVAANGNDGRKITIRQLLNHTSGLPDYINDLRISGSYVADINPYRKWDPRDLVKTATSNKALSAPGAEYHYANTNYILGGLIIQAATGHHPAVEVTNRIIKPLGLTDTTYPESDPKLYGKWLHGYFTIRDISFSNVQVLGAAGAIVSTQGNLADFTRALASGRLLPPAQQRELEQAASPERPYGLGVVMAKTPCGNAWMHNGAVLGYFSQWYTSPDGKDQVVVATNRYNMIPTKVDAAVMTAAQDAYCALKGK; encoded by the coding sequence ATGCGAAGTCGGAAGTTCCTCGTCCGCGCCGGCGCGACGGTGGTGGCGGCGGCCGCCACCGTGACGGCGGTGACGTTGGGTGTTCAGGACCAGAAGGCCACGGTCGCCTCGGCGGGCGCCGAGACCGAGGCGGACAACGGTGTGCGGGCGGGCGCCGTCCTCCAGGACCGGGTGGCCAAGCTCCGGGCGGAGCAGAAACTGCCCGGCGTGATCGGAATGGCCCGCAGCGGAAACAACACCCAGTACGCCGCCTCCGGTTACGGCGACATGTTCATGCGCGTGCCGGCCGACCCCAAGGCGAAGTTCCGCATCGCCAGCAACTCCAAGGCGTTCGTGGCCACGGTCCTGCTCCAGCTGGAGGCCGAGGGCAAGCTGTCCCTGAACGACACGGTGGACCGGTGGCTGCCCGGCCTGGTCGCGGCGAACGGCAACGACGGCCGCAAGATCACGATCCGGCAGCTGCTCAACCACACCAGCGGGCTCCCCGACTACATCAACGACCTGCGGATCTCGGGGTCCTACGTCGCCGACATCAACCCCTACAGGAAGTGGGACCCGCGCGACCTGGTGAAGACGGCCACGTCCAACAAGGCGCTGTCGGCGCCCGGCGCCGAGTACCACTACGCCAACACCAACTACATCCTCGGCGGGTTGATCATCCAGGCGGCGACCGGGCACCACCCGGCCGTCGAGGTGACCAACCGGATCATCAAGCCGCTCGGCCTCACCGACACCACCTACCCCGAGTCCGACCCCAAGCTGTACGGGAAGTGGCTGCACGGCTACTTCACCATCCGGGACATCTCGTTCTCCAACGTCCAGGTGCTGGGCGCGGCGGGCGCCATCGTGTCCACCCAGGGGAACCTCGCCGACTTCACCCGCGCGCTCGCGTCCGGCCGCCTGCTTCCCCCCGCGCAGCAGCGTGAGCTGGAGCAGGCCGCGTCCCCCGAGCGCCCCTACGGCCTCGGCGTGGTCATGGCGAAGACCCCGTGCGGCAACGCGTGGATGCACAACGGCGCCGTGCTCGGCTACTTCAGCCAGTGGTACACGAGCCCGGACGGCAAGGACCAGGTCGTCGTGGCCACCAACCGCTACAACATGATCCCCACCAAGGTCGACGCCGCGGTCATGACGGCGGCCCAGGACGCCTACTGCGCGCTGAAGGGGAAGTGA